The Halodesulfovibrio sp. genome contains a region encoding:
- the lpxI gene encoding UDP-2,3-diacylglucosamine diphosphatase LpxI (LpxI, functionally equivalent to LpxH, replaces it in LPS biosynthesis in a minority of bacteria.) — MAALREKIGIIAGAGQFPELVAEGARKDGFSVVMCGFVGHTDPAIESKADVFEMLHLGALSKLIQFFRKNGVTRVCFAGAINKPKALDVRPDLRAAKLLFKIRSKGDDVLLRAVLDELESDGLQIVQAAELVPNLRGPAGVLTKKKLTDKQRETLAYGIPIGEQIGAMDIGQCIVVRENMVVAVECLEGTDATIKRGAELGGKGCVAIKLLKPNQDERIDLPALGLNTIQNLVDGGYSCLAYYAGKTLFFDRDEAVALANEHGIAIVGVNDEFKSSLV; from the coding sequence ATGGCAGCACTACGGGAAAAAATCGGCATTATAGCAGGCGCAGGCCAATTCCCTGAACTTGTGGCTGAAGGTGCTCGCAAGGATGGGTTTTCAGTTGTTATGTGCGGATTTGTCGGGCACACAGACCCTGCAATTGAAAGCAAAGCAGATGTTTTTGAGATGCTTCATTTGGGAGCACTTTCAAAACTGATCCAATTTTTTAGAAAAAACGGTGTTACCCGCGTATGCTTTGCCGGAGCTATCAATAAGCCTAAAGCGCTTGATGTTCGTCCAGATTTACGCGCGGCAAAACTTCTTTTTAAAATCCGCTCTAAAGGGGACGATGTCCTTTTGCGCGCTGTGCTGGATGAGTTGGAATCTGATGGATTGCAAATTGTGCAGGCAGCGGAGCTAGTGCCTAACTTACGTGGTCCTGCTGGCGTGCTTACAAAAAAGAAGCTTACAGACAAGCAACGTGAAACTTTGGCATACGGTATTCCTATTGGCGAACAGATCGGTGCTATGGATATCGGGCAGTGCATTGTTGTGCGCGAAAATATGGTAGTTGCTGTTGAATGTCTTGAAGGAACGGATGCAACCATCAAGCGCGGTGCAGAGCTTGGCGGCAAAGGATGCGTAGCCATTAAGTTGCTGAAACCTAATCAGGACGAACGTATTGATTTGCCAGCTCTTGGCTTGAATACGATTCAGAATCTTGTTGATGGTGGATATAGCTGTCTTGCGTATTACGCAGGAAAAACACTTTTCTTCGATAGGGATGAAGCTGTTGCTCTTGCGAATGAACATGGTATTGCTATTGTGGGCGTGAATGATGAGTTTAAGAGCAGCTTAGTTTAG
- the lpxA gene encoding acyl-ACP--UDP-N-acetylglucosamine O-acyltransferase, whose amino-acid sequence MATEIHPSAFVSPTAELGDGVVIGPCAVIEDDVIIGDGTKIDAFASVKQYTQMGKNNHIHSYAAVGGVPQDLKFHGEVSWLKIGDSNVIREFATLHRGTEDGGFETVIGNGNLLMAYTHVAHDCVLGDSIIMSNNATLAGHVQVADHAIIAGLSAVHQFVRIGKHAFVGGMTGIGQDLPPYMLATGNRAGVHGPNLVGLRRLKAPREVIRALKNAYKLIWHSSTPRKEALEQLEYEFGNFTEVLEFVDFVRKSERGILPAHND is encoded by the coding sequence GTGGCTACAGAAATTCATCCTTCTGCCTTTGTTTCGCCAACAGCGGAACTGGGAGATGGTGTTGTTATCGGTCCATGTGCTGTTATTGAAGACGATGTTATTATCGGCGACGGTACAAAGATTGATGCGTTTGCCTCTGTTAAGCAATACACACAGATGGGCAAAAACAACCATATTCATTCGTATGCAGCAGTTGGCGGTGTCCCGCAGGATCTTAAATTCCACGGAGAAGTTAGCTGGTTGAAAATCGGCGATAGCAACGTGATTCGTGAATTTGCAACACTGCATCGCGGAACTGAAGATGGCGGTTTTGAAACAGTTATCGGTAATGGTAACCTTTTGATGGCATATACGCATGTTGCTCATGACTGTGTTCTTGGCGACAGCATCATTATGTCTAACAATGCGACCCTTGCGGGGCATGTGCAGGTTGCTGACCACGCTATTATTGCGGGACTTTCTGCCGTGCATCAATTTGTGCGTATCGGAAAACACGCCTTTGTTGGTGGTATGACCGGTATCGGGCAGGATTTGCCACCATACATGCTTGCAACAGGTAACCGTGCCGGAGTTCATGGTCCTAACCTTGTCGGGTTACGACGACTCAAAGCTCCTCGTGAAGTTATCCGTGCGCTTAAAAATGCATACAAACTTATCTGGCATTCTTCTACTCCTCGTAAAGAGGCTTTGGAACAGCTGGAATATGAATTTGGAAACTTTACTGAAGTTCTCGAATTTGTAGATTTTGTGCGCAAAAGTGAACGCGGTATTTTACCAGCGCATAACGATTAA
- the fabZ gene encoding 3-hydroxyacyl-ACP dehydratase FabZ: MTATEQNILDIRQILDLLPHRYPFLLVDRVVDYTPLESIEAYKNVTMNEPFFQGHFPGIPVMPGVLIMEALAQAGGLLVLKSTDMPLEDKLFLFTGMEKVRFRKPVYPGDKLELKCRLIRHKLKLWKMEGKAYVDGVLAAEAEMTAAIMNKEDM, encoded by the coding sequence ATGACCGCCACCGAACAGAATATTCTGGATATTCGTCAGATTCTGGATTTACTTCCACATAGATACCCGTTTCTGCTTGTAGATCGCGTTGTAGATTATACTCCGCTTGAATCTATTGAAGCGTACAAAAACGTAACTATGAACGAGCCTTTCTTTCAGGGGCACTTCCCGGGCATTCCTGTAATGCCGGGTGTTCTTATCATGGAAGCTCTCGCTCAGGCGGGTGGACTTCTTGTACTCAAAAGTACTGATATGCCGCTCGAAGACAAGCTCTTTTTGTTTACCGGTATGGAAAAAGTGCGTTTCCGTAAGCCAGTTTACCCTGGTGACAAGCTTGAGCTTAAATGCCGACTGATTCGCCACAAACTGAAATTGTGGAAGATGGAAGGCAAGGCATACGTAGACGGTGTTCTTGCTGCCGAAGCAGAAATGACAGCTGCTATCATGAATAAGGAGGATATGTAG
- the lpxD gene encoding UDP-3-O-(3-hydroxymyristoyl)glucosamine N-acyltransferase → MLLSTIAQNLGLEFAGEDLEITGVNTLDDAQETELSFLANPKYASKLAETKAGAVVCTAEQVENVQRALISDNPYFDFARCVAMFAKPQGEMKGVSELAFIDPTATLADDVTVYPHAFIGPRANIGAGTTVFPGCYIGEDSVVGSDCILYPNVVLMAETVLGDDCIIHAGVVLGGDGFGFAPTEYGVQKIPQIGTVTIGNDVEIGANTTIDRAVLGSTSVGDATKIDNLVMLGHNVEMGSNCLIVSQVGISGSTKVGNGVVMAGQAGIAGHLNIGDGATVGPKTGVGKDIPAGVTMAGMPAMEKGIFMRHTTLSPKIPDLFKRVKQLEKEIEALKK, encoded by the coding sequence ATGCTGCTTTCTACAATCGCACAAAATCTTGGTCTTGAGTTTGCGGGTGAAGACCTTGAAATAACAGGTGTAAACACCCTTGATGACGCACAGGAAACAGAACTTAGTTTTTTGGCGAATCCTAAATATGCGTCTAAGCTTGCAGAAACTAAAGCTGGTGCAGTTGTTTGTACTGCCGAACAGGTAGAGAATGTTCAGCGCGCGCTTATCAGTGATAATCCTTATTTTGATTTTGCTCGTTGCGTTGCTATGTTTGCCAAGCCGCAGGGAGAGATGAAAGGCGTTTCCGAACTTGCTTTTATCGATCCAACTGCAACACTTGCTGATGATGTCACTGTATATCCGCACGCCTTTATTGGTCCTCGTGCCAACATTGGAGCAGGAACCACTGTTTTCCCGGGATGCTACATCGGGGAAGATTCCGTGGTCGGGTCAGATTGTATTCTGTACCCGAATGTAGTGCTCATGGCAGAAACTGTGCTCGGTGATGACTGCATTATCCATGCAGGCGTTGTTCTTGGTGGTGATGGCTTTGGCTTTGCTCCAACTGAATACGGTGTGCAGAAAATTCCGCAAATCGGTACAGTAACAATCGGAAACGATGTAGAAATTGGTGCAAACACCACTATCGACCGTGCCGTGCTTGGTTCTACCAGCGTTGGTGATGCAACAAAAATTGATAATCTTGTTATGCTCGGACACAATGTTGAAATGGGTAGTAACTGCCTTATTGTGTCACAGGTAGGAATTTCCGGTTCGACTAAAGTCGGTAACGGCGTAGTCATGGCAGGACAGGCAGGTATTGCAGGTCATCTGAATATTGGTGACGGTGCTACTGTTGGTCCTAAGACCGGAGTGGGCAAAGACATTCCAGCTGGAGTTACTATGGCTGGTATGCCGGCGATGGAAAAGGGGATTTTCATGCGCCATACAACTCTTTCTCCTAAGATTCCTGATCTGTTTAAACGAGTAAAACAGCTCGAAAAAGAAATCGAAGCGTTGAAAAAATAG
- a CDS encoding OmpH family outer membrane protein has protein sequence MRNILLAVVACTLLCTSSAFAAKYGEVDFGVIAKDSEPALAITKAMKQTFGAEDKKLREDKAAFDKKVQEFRVQSQALSEDAKKAKTKELRTEEMKLAQRQQTFVQRARAAEQSALRDMSALMLEATREFGKKNGYEMIIAKAQGAVLYIKNPVDVTKQVMVVVNRLYRAKLEKIKADQKKAKKDKK, from the coding sequence ATGCGTAATATTCTTTTAGCGGTAGTGGCTTGTACCTTACTTTGTACTTCATCAGCTTTTGCTGCAAAATACGGCGAAGTTGATTTTGGAGTAATCGCTAAAGATTCTGAACCAGCATTGGCTATTACTAAAGCAATGAAGCAGACTTTTGGCGCTGAAGATAAAAAACTTAGAGAAGACAAAGCTGCTTTTGATAAAAAAGTACAGGAATTCCGTGTGCAGAGTCAGGCTCTTTCCGAAGACGCTAAAAAAGCTAAGACTAAAGAATTGCGTACTGAAGAAATGAAACTCGCTCAGCGTCAGCAGACTTTTGTTCAGCGTGCTCGTGCAGCAGAACAGTCTGCACTTCGTGACATGTCCGCTCTTATGCTGGAAGCTACCCGTGAGTTTGGCAAAAAGAACGGCTACGAAATGATTATTGCTAAAGCACAGGGTGCGGTTCTTTACATTAAAAATCCTGTTGATGTTACCAAGCAGGTTATGGTTGTTGTAAACCGTTTGTACCGTGCTAAGCTTGAAAAAATTAAAGCTGACCAGAAAAAAGCTAAAAAAGATAAAAAGTAA